The nucleotide window ATTGGGAAGATTGTATTGGTATTCGGTTCTTCCGTTTCATTATTTTGTGTTTGATGGAATGGCAGAGAATATTATCTATTATAAAGAGAAAATATTATAAATGAATTTGTCCCATTTCATTTTTTAGACTCTTACTTTTTCTAACTTAGTTTCTTTTATCAAACCAATAGTTAAAATTGTTGCGAAAAATATTGACGCAGCTATTGTACCAAAGTCAAGCCCCCCTTTTTCTATCGGCTTTGTAAGAAGGTCGCCAAATGTAGCTCCAAATGGTCTTGTTAAAACAAAAGCAATCCAGAATAAATTTATTTTAGAAACTTTAGGATAGAAATGAAGTTTGTCATTTATTCTTTTTCAGATGCCTTGAAGGTCTGGGGAAGCGACCTTCAAGGCATAATAATTTTTGAGTGAGCTTATTTATTAAAAAACAAAAACCTAATCTTTATCCTCATCATCATCTTCTTCTTCTTCGTTTTCATTGCTCATATCTTTCTGATCAATATTCCCTTTTGAATCAAAGAGCAAATCCTTTTTCACGTTATCTTTTGTAATTTCAGCTTCGAAGGTTACTTCACCTTTTGCACTAATAATTTTTGCCGTTTCTGTTATTTTGAAACCGGCATAATTTTTTTCTACAAATGATGCTGCTGATTTAGGAAGCTCTGAGATTTGAATGGCAGTTTCAGTCTCTTTTTGATTTCCTTTTTCATCAAATACAACAGAAACATCTGTTCCATTTTCTTTGAAGCCAGCCTCAAACTCTGTTTTACCTTCTTTATCCCATTTTACATCCGTTACTTTGGGATAAAGCTTTGAGAAAGAATCTTTAACTGCTTTTGGAACTTTTGTTTCTTGTGCAAAAACTGTAAATGAAACAAGTAAAATTGCGATTAAAAAATATTTCGCTTTCATTTTATGAACTCCTTTTTATGTTGTTGATAATTGTTCTTTTGTTACGCTGTAAACATAAAAAGTGAATCTAAAGAAATTCTGAAGTGAAAATTCTATTTTTCAATTTTCATTAAGATGCTGGG belongs to Ignavibacteriales bacterium and includes:
- a CDS encoding PepSY-like domain-containing protein, whose amino-acid sequence is MKAKYFLIAILLVSFTVFAQETKVPKAVKDSFSKLYPKVTDVKWDKEGKTEFEAGFKENGTDVSVVFDEKGNQKETETAIQISELPKSAASFVEKNYAGFKITETAKIISAKGEVTFEAEITKDNVKKDLLFDSKGNIDQKDMSNENEEEEDDDEDKD